The Nitrospiraceae bacterium genome has a window encoding:
- a CDS encoding multicopper oxidase domain-containing protein, whose amino-acid sequence MAAAVEAKTVKVEMTAVETDVVVDGEGTTYSAWTFNNQYPGPVIRVEQGDLVDFSFTNPETNGRPHSMDFHAAQTDFLMHYRELRPGESLQYTWEAKEPGIFVYHCGASPMIQHVARGMMGAIIVDPKDKKSMPVADREYVLVQSELYKDPDDVQGMFDRKYENVVFNGGVFRYDPVHSKSGGHFLEAKPDERVRFYFVNTGPNNFSAVHPIAELWEDVWESGNPANRLRGVQTYMVPPAGAAIMDMVVDKGEGVVPIVTHSLTDALRGAIAILKVHKDATNLPLMPFIASGKVKSAAAH is encoded by the coding sequence ATGGCGGCAGCGGTGGAAGCGAAGACTGTGAAGGTGGAGATGACGGCCGTGGAGACCGACGTGGTCGTCGACGGCGAGGGCACGACGTACAGTGCCTGGACCTTCAACAATCAGTATCCCGGTCCCGTGATCCGGGTCGAGCAGGGCGATCTGGTCGACTTCAGCTTCACGAATCCGGAGACGAACGGCCGTCCGCACTCCATGGATTTCCATGCTGCGCAGACCGATTTCTTGATGCATTACCGGGAACTCCGTCCCGGTGAGTCGCTCCAGTACACCTGGGAAGCCAAAGAGCCGGGGATTTTCGTGTACCACTGCGGCGCGTCGCCGATGATTCAGCACGTGGCGCGGGGGATGATGGGTGCCATCATCGTGGACCCCAAGGATAAGAAATCCATGCCCGTTGCCGATCGCGAATATGTTCTGGTGCAGAGCGAGCTATACAAAGATCCGGACGACGTGCAGGGCATGTTCGATCGGAAGTATGAGAATGTCGTGTTCAACGGCGGCGTCTTTCGCTACGACCCGGTGCACAGCAAGAGCGGCGGGCATTTCCTCGAAGCCAAGCCGGACGAGCGGGTGCGGTTTTATTTCGTGAACACCGGTCCGAACAATTTTTCCGCGGTCCACCCGATCGCGGAGTTGTGGGAAGATGTCTGGGAGAGCGGCAATCCTGCCAACCGTCTCCGGGGCGTGCAGACCTACATGGTTCCGCCGGCAGGCGCCGCGATCATGGACATGGTGGTGGATAAGGGGGAAGGCGTGGTGCCGATCGTGACGCATTCTTTGACCGATGCGTTGCGCGGTGCGATCGCCATCCTCAAGGTCCACAAGGATGCGACAAACCTGCCCTTGATGCCTTTCATCGCGTCGGGGAAGGTGAAGTCGGCAGCCGCTCACTAA
- a CDS encoding ABC transporter substrate-binding protein has protein sequence MLLVLTTTEFLAATAGLAETAGSSTPITLRFVSWKPDHPRVWDEAITRFMQAYPQIRVLRELAPHSSTAYHDLLTQKLKNHDETVDIFFMDVVWVPEFAAAGWTRPLDTEFRPEERAEFLPATIAVGEFGAHIYGVPSRIDAGLLYYRADLLAKYGFRPPETWEELIRQADAITDGERRENPTLRGYSAQFKQYEGLVCNMLEFVDSHGGTLLTADGSRATLTSPEALAATAFVRERLIGSVASRAALTYQETESLALFLQGHAVFHRNWPYAWEVTNNRTRSKVAGLVGVAPLPGFSRGRHGATLGGWLYGISAYSQHPAEAWQFINFLSTPAMQRWFSREAGIAPSRRSLYDDPELLAANPQLRNHLHVLQSAVPRPRTPIYPALSHLLQSYFSRALSLEEFDLPREAAVTDAQINRLLTFTKAGP, from the coding sequence ATGCTGCTGGTGCTCACCACAACTGAGTTCTTGGCTGCCACTGCCGGCTTGGCGGAGACTGCGGGCAGTTCGACGCCGATTACCCTCCGTTTCGTCTCCTGGAAGCCCGATCATCCCCGTGTCTGGGATGAAGCGATCACTCGTTTCATGCAGGCATATCCTCAAATTCGAGTGCTTCGGGAGTTGGCCCCCCACAGTTCCACCGCGTATCACGACCTATTGACGCAGAAACTAAAGAACCACGACGAGACCGTGGACATCTTCTTCATGGACGTGGTGTGGGTCCCGGAGTTTGCCGCGGCCGGCTGGACCCGCCCGCTCGATACGGAATTTAGGCCGGAAGAACGCGCGGAATTTCTCCCTGCCACCATTGCCGTCGGAGAATTTGGAGCTCACATCTACGGGGTGCCGAGCCGCATCGATGCGGGACTCCTCTACTACCGAGCGGACCTGTTAGCCAAGTACGGCTTTAGGCCGCCTGAAACCTGGGAAGAGCTCATTCGGCAAGCAGACGCCATCACCGATGGGGAACGCAGAGAGAACCCGACCCTGCGCGGCTATTCGGCCCAGTTCAAACAATACGAAGGCCTGGTCTGTAACATGTTGGAGTTCGTAGACTCCCACGGCGGCACCCTCCTGACCGCGGACGGATCGCGCGCGACCCTCACGTCACCGGAGGCGCTTGCCGCCACGGCGTTCGTGCGCGAACGACTGATCGGCTCCGTAGCCTCTCGCGCGGCGCTCACCTACCAGGAAACCGAATCGCTCGCGCTGTTTCTGCAAGGCCATGCCGTCTTTCATCGCAATTGGCCCTATGCCTGGGAAGTGACCAACAACCGGACCCGCTCGAAAGTCGCCGGGCTGGTCGGCGTGGCCCCATTGCCAGGATTCAGTCGAGGACGCCATGGCGCCACTCTCGGGGGCTGGCTCTATGGGATCAGCGCCTATTCACAACATCCGGCCGAGGCCTGGCAGTTCATCAACTTTCTGTCGACGCCGGCCATGCAACGCTGGTTCTCCCGAGAGGCCGGCATCGCGCCTTCACGGCGATCGTTGTATGACGATCCCGAGTTGCTTGCCGCCAACCCTCAACTCAGAAATCATTTGCACGTGTTGCAATCGGCGGTACCGCGGCCGAGAACCCCTATCTACCCCGCGCTATCCCACCTCCTGCAGAGCTATTTCAGCCGCGCCCTTTCACTGGAGGAGTTCGACCTGCCGCGAGAAGCTGCCGTTACGGACGCGCAAATCAATCGATTGCTCACCTTCACCAAGGCCGGCCCATGA
- a CDS encoding sugar ABC transporter permease: MNTAGADPRQRDRIAAWTMVAPALLVTGLFVLYPVMDSLWLSLHRLFVGVPSLGQPFVGLDNYLALLRDPMAHHAFAVTLAYVVLSTLFELLCGLGIALVIHERFRGRGLVRAAILIPWAIPTVVASQLWRYIFNDQYGFANLLLFGDRLNEYVPWLAFPGMAFAAIVLADVWKTSSFAALLILAGLQVIPDDVYEAARVDGANLWQRFRHITLPLLKPALLLALLFRTMDAFRVFDLVFVMTQGGPGDATQVLQFYGYQTLFTEGRLGEGSAISVVVFLTILCLSLIYLRAIGSSLVERRQP; encoded by the coding sequence ATGAACACCGCCGGCGCCGACCCCAGACAAAGGGACCGGATCGCGGCCTGGACGATGGTGGCGCCCGCCCTCCTCGTGACCGGGCTGTTCGTGCTGTACCCGGTCATGGACTCGCTGTGGCTGAGTCTGCACCGCCTGTTCGTGGGTGTGCCGTCGCTGGGCCAACCGTTCGTCGGGCTGGACAATTACTTGGCGCTGCTTCGCGATCCCATGGCGCATCATGCCTTTGCCGTCACCTTGGCCTACGTGGTCCTTTCCACCCTGTTCGAGTTACTCTGTGGCCTCGGCATCGCGCTCGTGATCCACGAGCGATTTCGTGGCCGCGGGCTGGTCCGCGCAGCCATCCTCATTCCCTGGGCCATTCCAACCGTCGTTGCCTCGCAACTCTGGCGTTACATCTTCAACGATCAATACGGCTTCGCCAACTTGTTGTTGTTCGGAGACCGATTGAACGAATACGTGCCCTGGTTGGCCTTCCCGGGCATGGCCTTCGCGGCGATCGTGCTGGCGGACGTCTGGAAAACCTCGTCCTTTGCGGCGCTGCTGATCCTGGCCGGACTCCAAGTCATTCCCGACGACGTCTACGAGGCGGCGAGAGTCGATGGCGCGAATCTGTGGCAACGGTTCCGCCACATTACATTGCCGCTCCTGAAACCGGCGCTGCTGCTGGCGCTCTTGTTCCGCACCATGGATGCGTTCCGCGTGTTCGACCTCGTCTTCGTCATGACGCAGGGCGGTCCAGGCGACGCCACCCAGGTACTGCAATTTTACGGGTATCAAACCCTCTTCACCGAAGGTCGACTCGGCGAGGGCTCGGCCATTTCCGTGGTCGTGTTTCTGACGATTCTGTGCCTTTCGTTGATCTATCTACGTGCGATCGGCTCGTCACTCGTGGAGCGACGACAGCCATGA
- a CDS encoding carbohydrate ABC transporter permease has protein sequence MNRRMLLILGIVLTVGVSLLPFLWFVSASFKSQAEIEAAPPTWWPSGSLGFYRSALIDHHLLDYVANSAIVAGSTTLLALAIGIPAAYVLARLPLPGKGAIMALLLCISMFPQMAIAAPLWRLLDSIGGLNRHWGVILPYTALTLPLAIWILASFFRELPAELEDAARVDGCGPWTTLWRIMLPLASPGIFTAAILILIYAWNEFFFALLILTQPERQTLPVGIALFQGEFTMPWGELAAASVVATLPLILVVLLCQRWIISGLSAGAVKG, from the coding sequence ATGAATCGGCGCATGCTGCTCATACTCGGTATCGTACTCACGGTGGGAGTGAGCCTCCTGCCGTTTCTCTGGTTCGTGTCGGCGTCGTTCAAGTCTCAAGCTGAGATCGAGGCGGCCCCTCCGACCTGGTGGCCCTCCGGCAGTTTGGGATTTTATCGCAGCGCCCTCATCGACCATCACCTGCTCGACTATGTCGCCAACAGTGCCATCGTGGCCGGATCAACGACCCTGCTGGCTTTGGCCATCGGCATTCCCGCCGCCTACGTCCTGGCGCGTCTTCCTCTGCCCGGCAAAGGCGCCATCATGGCGCTGCTGCTCTGCATCTCCATGTTTCCACAAATGGCAATCGCCGCTCCGCTGTGGCGGCTGCTCGATTCGATTGGAGGCCTCAACCGCCATTGGGGCGTCATTCTCCCCTACACGGCCCTCACGCTCCCGTTGGCCATCTGGATTCTTGCCAGTTTCTTCAGGGAGCTGCCGGCCGAACTGGAGGACGCCGCCCGCGTCGACGGCTGCGGACCCTGGACCACGTTGTGGCGCATCATGTTGCCGCTGGCCTCGCCCGGCATCTTTACGGCGGCGATCTTGATCCTGATCTATGCCTGGAACGAATTCTTTTTTGCGCTGCTGATCCTGACCCAACCGGAGCGGCAGACCCTGCCGGTCGGCATTGCGCTGTTTCAGGGAGAGTTCACGATGCCCTGGGGCGAGTTAGCCGCTGCATCCGTCGTGGCTACGTTGCCGCTCATTCTCGTCGTCTTGCTCTGTCAGCGGTGGATTATTAGCGGGCTATCGGCCGGCGCCGTGAAAGGATGA
- the ugpC gene encoding sn-glycerol-3-phosphate ABC transporter ATP-binding protein UgpC, whose amino-acid sequence MAQLELRSISKSFRKVEVLREISLRVPDGSFTILLGPSGCGKSTLLRIIAGLDAQTSGQVMIDGKAVDALAPAERDIAMVFQQYALYPHLSVRENMAFALKMRRAPRQVIEERIAEAAQLLDIQSLLDRKPRELSGGQRQRVAMGRAIVRKPKLFLFDEPLSNLDAQLRTTMRVELKKLQQRLRATMVYVTHDQVEAMTLGDQIVVLEGGHVRQVDPPDRLYGEPANPFVASFIGTPAMNLWEGQIVETSGQSVFRTEGFEIPLPAGLHIHKGLQGSSATLGIRPEDIVMEPSAGALALETTIELIEDLGADLLLHGRIGPLGISVRTGRHTPIASGQAVRLYVPTAKLHLFQENRRVP is encoded by the coding sequence ATGGCTCAGCTTGAACTGCGTTCCATCTCCAAGTCGTTTCGCAAGGTCGAGGTCCTGCGCGAGATCTCGTTGCGGGTACCGGACGGCTCGTTCACGATTCTCTTGGGTCCGTCCGGCTGCGGCAAGTCGACGCTGCTGAGGATCATCGCGGGGTTGGATGCGCAAACCTCCGGCCAGGTCATGATCGACGGCAAGGCCGTCGACGCGCTGGCCCCGGCCGAGCGCGATATCGCAATGGTATTTCAACAGTACGCGCTCTACCCGCACTTATCGGTGCGGGAGAACATGGCCTTCGCGCTCAAAATGCGCCGCGCGCCTCGGCAGGTGATCGAGGAGCGCATCGCTGAAGCGGCGCAGCTGCTCGACATTCAATCGCTCCTGGATCGAAAACCACGGGAACTTTCCGGCGGCCAACGCCAACGCGTCGCAATGGGCCGAGCCATCGTGCGGAAGCCGAAGCTCTTTCTTTTTGACGAGCCGCTCTCGAACCTTGATGCCCAACTACGCACGACGATGCGGGTCGAGCTCAAGAAACTTCAACAGCGGCTGCGTGCCACGATGGTGTACGTCACCCATGACCAGGTCGAAGCTATGACGTTAGGCGACCAGATCGTCGTCCTGGAAGGCGGCCATGTTCGACAAGTCGATCCGCCGGATCGCCTCTACGGGGAGCCGGCCAATCCCTTCGTGGCCTCGTTCATCGGCACGCCGGCGATGAATCTGTGGGAAGGGCAGATCGTCGAGACTTCGGGACAGTCGGTCTTTCGGACGGAGGGCTTCGAGATCCCACTGCCGGCGGGGCTGCACATTCACAAGGGGCTACAGGGCTCGTCGGCGACCCTGGGCATACGCCCTGAGGATATTGTGATGGAGCCATCGGCCGGAGCGCTGGCCCTGGAGACGACCATCGAACTGATCGAGGATCTGGGCGCGGATCTCCTGCTGCATGGGCGCATCGGCCCCCTGGGGATCTCGGTTCGCACCGGCCGCCACACTCCAATCGCATCGGGCCAAGCGGTGCGCCTCTACGTGCCGACTGCCAAACTGCATCTGTTTCAAGAAAACCGCCGTGTCCCGTAA
- a CDS encoding DnaJ domain-containing protein, with amino-acid sequence MATSQRDYYDILGIPRSASADDIKKAFRRRAREYHPDLHAGAKKSEMEKKFKELNEAHEILSDPDKRKKYDQYGHNWENAEAYERARQQAGAQPGWAGTGATGGGGFGGSGGDFGDIFETFFGGRSRGSSTGFPVDGEDLETDVELTVRDLLTGVSKRVELSERITCKACEGKAVVRGRPCVVCGGSGTQIDKRKIEVRIPAGVEDGTRVRIAGKGQPGINGGKPGDLYLRVQLERDGVFRQKGSDVHVTLPVWPWEAALGAEVMAPTLTEPVKVKIPAGSKSDSKLRLKGKGLPTSSGQHGDLFLKLKIVMPQHLSEEERALYEQLQRFHHTDPRADVLAAARRNST; translated from the coding sequence ATGGCGACCTCCCAACGCGACTACTACGACATCCTCGGTATCCCCCGCAGCGCCTCGGCCGACGACATTAAGAAGGCCTTTCGACGTCGTGCGCGCGAATACCATCCCGACCTCCATGCTGGGGCTAAAAAGTCGGAGATGGAGAAGAAATTCAAGGAATTGAACGAAGCGCACGAGATCCTGTCCGACCCCGACAAACGGAAGAAATACGACCAGTACGGACACAACTGGGAGAACGCTGAGGCCTACGAACGGGCTCGCCAGCAAGCCGGCGCCCAACCGGGCTGGGCCGGCACCGGTGCGACCGGCGGTGGAGGATTCGGCGGGAGCGGCGGCGACTTCGGCGACATCTTCGAAACGTTTTTCGGCGGTCGCAGCCGGGGCAGTTCGACGGGATTCCCCGTCGACGGCGAGGACCTGGAAACCGACGTTGAGCTCACCGTCCGCGATCTCCTGACCGGCGTCAGCAAACGCGTGGAACTCTCGGAACGGATTACCTGTAAAGCGTGCGAGGGAAAGGCCGTAGTCCGCGGCCGCCCCTGCGTCGTGTGCGGCGGCTCCGGCACCCAGATCGACAAACGCAAGATCGAAGTGCGAATTCCGGCCGGAGTAGAGGATGGGACGCGTGTCCGCATCGCGGGCAAGGGCCAGCCAGGCATCAACGGCGGGAAGCCAGGAGACCTGTATCTACGAGTGCAACTCGAACGGGACGGAGTGTTTCGCCAGAAGGGCTCCGATGTGCACGTCACTCTACCGGTCTGGCCTTGGGAAGCAGCCCTCGGCGCCGAGGTGATGGCCCCCACCTTGACGGAACCGGTCAAAGTGAAGATCCCGGCAGGGAGCAAGTCCGACAGCAAGCTGCGGCTGAAGGGAAAGGGATTGCCGACCTCAAGCGGTCAACATGGCGACCTGTTCCTCAAGCTCAAGATCGTGATGCCGCAACACCTGTCGGAAGAGGAACGCGCCCTGTACGAACAACTCCAGCGGTTCCACCATACCGATCCGCGAGCGGACGTCTTGGCCGCCGCCCGACGCAATTCGACCTGA
- a CDS encoding NAAT family transporter yields the protein MQILEYTLFAFSSLFVIVDPVAAVPAFLAMTPRDSIAQRLRTARVASLAVVIVLSAFALLGQSILKTLGITLPAIQVAGGLVLLLVALDMLRAQRSSVQETAEETAAGTTKDDIAITPLALPMLAGPAAISTVVLLEAQAKSLAERAALLGCLVLIGLASYSILAIAATGAKWLNPIAERIISRLMGLLLSALAVQFMFNGLKEVGLIPQVATH from the coding sequence ATGCAGATCCTCGAATACACCCTGTTCGCCTTCAGCTCGCTGTTCGTGATCGTCGACCCGGTCGCGGCCGTGCCGGCCTTTTTAGCCATGACCCCGCGGGACTCGATCGCGCAGCGCCTCCGGACAGCCCGGGTGGCGTCACTGGCGGTCGTCATCGTACTGTCGGCCTTCGCGTTACTCGGCCAATCGATCCTGAAAACCCTCGGAATCACGCTCCCGGCCATCCAAGTTGCCGGTGGCCTCGTACTATTGTTGGTGGCACTCGACATGCTGCGGGCACAGCGCTCGAGCGTCCAAGAGACCGCGGAAGAAACCGCGGCCGGAACGACCAAGGACGATATCGCCATTACCCCCTTGGCCCTTCCCATGCTGGCAGGTCCGGCGGCGATTTCGACCGTCGTCTTGTTGGAAGCCCAGGCCAAGAGCCTGGCCGAGCGCGCAGCCTTGTTGGGATGCCTTGTACTGATCGGATTGGCGAGTTACAGTATATTAGCGATCGCGGCCACGGGCGCAAAGTGGCTCAACCCCATCGCGGAACGCATCATCTCCCGCCTGATGGGGCTGCTGCTGTCCGCTCTGGCTGTCCAATTCATGTTCAACGGGCTCAAAGAAGTCGGACTGATACCGCAAGTCGCCACGCACTAA
- a CDS encoding PepSY domain-containing protein yields MFKQVAMSALAVGALCLVTTPAWSDKGSKGKHKDEECNVAELIKDAKVTIDQAIKTAIEKVPGTAVEAEIEKKHDKTVWEVEILGADGKMTEVHIDAATGDVIDTEAKHEKHDKKEKKH; encoded by the coding sequence ATGTTCAAGCAGGTTGCCATGAGTGCCCTCGCCGTCGGCGCCCTCTGCCTCGTCACCACCCCCGCCTGGAGCGATAAGGGCTCCAAGGGCAAGCACAAGGACGAGGAATGCAACGTCGCGGAACTCATCAAAGACGCCAAGGTCACTATCGACCAGGCCATCAAAACCGCGATCGAGAAGGTTCCCGGGACCGCCGTCGAAGCCGAGATCGAAAAGAAGCACGACAAGACGGTGTGGGAAGTGGAAATCCTCGGGGCCGACGGCAAGATGACCGAAGTCCACATCGATGCCGCCACCGGCGACGTCATCGACACCGAAGCGAAACACGAGAAACACGACAAGAAAGAGAAGAAGCACTAA
- the ilvD gene encoding dihydroxy-acid dehydratase, whose amino-acid sequence MTSNPKHKSHDLTDGPGRAPARAMLKAVGFTDADLERPLIGVANTWIEVMPCNYHLRRLSERVKAGIRAAGGTPIEYNTIAVSDGISMGTEGMKASLISREVIADSIELVARGHLFDGVVALSGCDKTIPGTVMALCRLNIPSLMLYGGSIMPGQFQGHDVTIQDVFEAVGKHASGKMTNAELKDLEDHACPGPGACGGQFTANTMAIAFEFLGISPMGRNGIPAMDQKKDDVAFETGKLVMELLKKDVRPRQIITRRSIENAIAAVATTGGSTNAVLHLLAVAREMGVRLTIDDFDKINRKVPLLADLKPGGRFMASDLFAAGGTTLVAKRLIDAKILHPDQITVTGKTIGEEAKSAQETAGQQVLRPISNPIKPTGGLVILKGNLAPEGCVVKVAGHSIMHFRGPAKVYDREEDAFAAVKSGKIKAGDVVVIRYEGPSGGPGMREMLGVTAAIVGAGLGDSVALLTDGRFSGATHGLMAGHVSPEAIKGGPIGAVKNGDMITFDIAKRKLDVELSQKEIASRLKKVKHPAPRYLSGVMGKYARHVSSASEGAMTN is encoded by the coding sequence ATGACGAGCAATCCGAAACACAAAAGCCACGACCTTACCGATGGACCTGGACGGGCCCCTGCCCGCGCGATGTTGAAGGCCGTCGGGTTCACCGATGCCGACCTGGAACGCCCGCTGATCGGCGTCGCCAACACCTGGATCGAGGTGATGCCCTGCAACTACCACCTGCGCCGCCTGTCCGAGCGAGTGAAGGCCGGCATCCGGGCCGCGGGGGGAACCCCGATCGAGTACAACACGATCGCCGTCTCAGACGGCATTTCGATGGGTACCGAGGGGATGAAGGCCTCGTTGATCAGCCGTGAAGTGATCGCGGACTCGATCGAACTGGTCGCGCGCGGACATCTGTTCGACGGCGTGGTAGCCCTCTCCGGCTGCGACAAGACCATCCCCGGCACCGTGATGGCATTGTGCCGTTTGAACATCCCGTCGCTCATGCTCTACGGCGGTTCGATCATGCCGGGACAGTTCCAGGGGCACGACGTGACCATTCAGGACGTCTTCGAGGCGGTCGGCAAACATGCGTCCGGCAAGATGACCAACGCCGAGTTGAAAGACTTGGAAGACCATGCCTGCCCAGGCCCCGGAGCCTGCGGCGGCCAGTTCACGGCTAATACGATGGCGATCGCCTTTGAGTTCCTCGGCATCTCGCCGATGGGACGCAACGGCATCCCCGCCATGGATCAAAAGAAAGACGATGTGGCCTTCGAGACCGGGAAGCTCGTCATGGAGCTCCTGAAAAAGGACGTCCGGCCGCGCCAGATCATCACCCGTCGTTCGATCGAGAACGCCATTGCCGCCGTCGCCACGACCGGCGGATCGACCAACGCCGTGCTCCACCTGCTCGCGGTGGCGCGCGAAATGGGCGTGCGGCTGACGATCGATGACTTCGACAAGATCAACCGCAAGGTGCCGTTGCTGGCCGACCTCAAGCCGGGCGGACGGTTCATGGCATCGGATCTGTTTGCCGCAGGCGGCACGACGCTGGTCGCCAAGCGATTGATCGACGCCAAGATTCTCCACCCCGATCAAATCACGGTGACTGGCAAGACGATCGGCGAGGAGGCCAAGTCCGCGCAGGAAACAGCGGGGCAGCAAGTACTGCGGCCCATCTCAAACCCGATCAAGCCCACAGGCGGCCTGGTCATTCTCAAGGGGAACCTCGCGCCGGAAGGCTGTGTGGTAAAGGTCGCAGGCCATTCCATCATGCATTTCCGCGGCCCGGCGAAAGTGTACGATCGTGAGGAAGACGCCTTCGCCGCCGTGAAGTCCGGCAAGATCAAGGCCGGCGACGTAGTGGTGATTCGTTATGAAGGGCCTTCTGGAGGCCCCGGCATGCGAGAAATGTTGGGCGTCACCGCCGCCATCGTCGGGGCAGGACTCGGCGATTCCGTCGCGTTGCTGACCGACGGCCGGTTCTCCGGTGCCACGCATGGCTTGATGGCAGGCCACGTCTCGCCGGAAGCGATCAAGGGCGGACCGATCGGTGCGGTCAAGAACGGCGATATGATCACCTTCGACATCGCCAAGCGAAAATTGGATGTCGAACTCAGCCAGAAGGAAATCGCCTCGCGCCTGAAGAAGGTCAAGCATCCCGCCCCGCGCTATCTCTCCGGTGTCATGGGGAAATATGCGCGGCACGTGTCATCGGCCTCGGAAGGCGCGATGACCAATTGA
- a CDS encoding ester cyclase — protein sequence MKRTCAIFVLALPFGSPGVPQAAESNKGVDDHAQANLTRFDRLDFEAYSERKNMTLFREIHCPDVKVVFPDGRTTQGIEPHVKDIEGLFNGAPDSRITAHPIAFGSGEWTVTTGILEATFSEPMTLPDGKTIAPTGKTVKLPMAMVAKWKNGCIAEEHLFWDNAEYMKQLGVGR from the coding sequence ATGAAGCGGACATGCGCGATCTTCGTCTTGGCACTTCCATTCGGATCTCCGGGAGTGCCGCAAGCTGCGGAATCCAACAAGGGAGTCGATGATCACGCGCAAGCCAATCTCACGCGCTTTGATCGGCTCGATTTCGAGGCCTACAGCGAGCGAAAGAACATGACCCTGTTTCGAGAGATTCACTGTCCGGATGTGAAGGTGGTGTTTCCCGATGGCCGAACGACACAGGGCATCGAACCGCACGTGAAGGATATCGAGGGACTGTTCAACGGCGCGCCCGACAGCCGCATCACCGCGCATCCTATCGCGTTCGGCTCCGGAGAATGGACGGTCACGACAGGGATCTTAGAAGCGACCTTCTCTGAGCCGATGACCTTGCCCGATGGGAAGACCATTGCTCCCACGGGCAAGACGGTCAAGTTGCCGATGGCAATGGTTGCCAAGTGGAAGAACGGGTGCATTGCCGAGGAGCATCTCTTTTGGGACAACGCTGAGTACATGAAGCAATTGGGGGTGGGCCGGTAG
- a CDS encoding CDGSH iron-sulfur domain-containing protein yields MEKPVVAAKQPVVMELEPGTYYWCRCGRSKNQPFCDGAHKGTSFTPMEFTMTEKKTVALCQCKHTKNPPFCDGTHKTL; encoded by the coding sequence ATGGAAAAGCCAGTCGTTGCAGCCAAGCAGCCGGTCGTGATGGAGTTGGAGCCGGGCACCTACTATTGGTGCCGGTGCGGACGTTCGAAGAATCAACCGTTCTGCGATGGGGCCCACAAGGGGACCAGCTTCACCCCCATGGAGTTCACCATGACCGAGAAGAAGACGGTGGCTTTGTGTCAGTGCAAGCACACCAAGAATCCTCCCTTCTGTGATGGGACCCACAAGACACTCTGA
- a CDS encoding DoxX family protein has protein sequence MWFFKTDESWAGLILRVSLGSVIFAHGAQKLFGWFGGFGYEGTMGFFTQKMGLPWLVAFLVIIGESIGSLGLIAGFLTRFTAASFIVIMAGAVATVHWPQGFFMNWFGQQQGEGFEYHLLVIAMSLVLAIIGGGKWSLDGAIARRLSEAPASGTTEARKPAYGFRML, from the coding sequence ATGTGGTTCTTTAAAACGGACGAGTCATGGGCAGGGTTGATTCTGCGGGTGTCGTTGGGCAGCGTGATCTTCGCCCACGGAGCGCAGAAGCTCTTCGGGTGGTTCGGCGGATTTGGGTACGAAGGCACGATGGGGTTCTTTACCCAGAAGATGGGGCTCCCGTGGTTGGTCGCGTTCTTGGTCATCATCGGGGAATCCATCGGTAGCCTCGGTTTGATCGCGGGATTCTTGACGCGCTTCACGGCGGCCAGCTTCATCGTGATCATGGCGGGTGCGGTCGCGACGGTGCATTGGCCGCAGGGATTCTTCATGAACTGGTTCGGCCAACAGCAAGGGGAAGGGTTTGAATACCACTTGCTCGTGATAGCGATGAGTCTGGTGTTAGCCATCATCGGCGGTGGGAAGTGGTCGCTCGACGGAGCGATCGCTCGCCGGTTGAGCGAGGCGCCTGCGTCCGGTACGACTGAGGCACGCAAGCCGGCGTATGGCTTCCGGATGTTGTAA